One region of Bacillus pumilus genomic DNA includes:
- a CDS encoding S8 family peptidase, with protein MKKVISRSSVLLFSTIFILSTFFTGQQASAAPSNKQVELEKAEIFGEINVNSRKHTTVIVELKEKSLVEAKQEGKAQTKASLKKSRTKVKNEALKEIDKASVRQEYEKVFSGFSMKLPANEIPKLLAVDGVKAVYPDVTYQTDEVKKESIQLPNEDVSPLMDKSAPFIGAPKAWDAGYSGKGVKVAVIDTGVDYTHPDLKGNFGLYKGYDFVDNDYSPQETPKGDPRGESTDHGTHVAGTIAANGQIKGVAKDASLLAYRVLGPGGSGTTENVLAGIDRAVTDGADVMNLSLGNSVNNPDYATSIALDWAMSEGVVAVTSNGNSGPNSWTVGSPGTSRDAISVGATQLPYSLYNVKFPNYSTAKVMGYYQESDLKALDQKQVTLVHAGIGDEKAFEDIDVKGKVAVIERGAIAFVDKVDNAKAAGAIGVVMYNNTDGEIPVDVPGLALPTIKLSKAEGTALVKAIEAGNNTTTFSIQFVKELSEQVADFSSRGPVVDTWMIKPDLSAPGVSIVSTIPTHDPSQPYGYGSKQGTSMASPHVAGVAAIMKQAKPSYSTEQIKALLMNTAEKLFDANGSPFPHNTQGTGSVRIIESLQASSIVSDASYSYGTFLKEKGVQIKTKKFKVENLSKAPKTYTIDYKFDGSGISTNGTKKITVKGNSTGSFTSAVQVKYGKTKKGTYQGSITLRENGRKVTEIPTLLIVKEPDYPRVTSVSVEPDNRAGSYVISSYLPGGAENLAFLVYSTDGEYLGEAGVYQHVDKGEHRVKWNGTINQGQKLESGEYTMLAYASLKGKSDTVQTKEPFDIYPE; from the coding sequence ATGAAAAAGGTCATCTCTCGTTCTTCTGTTCTATTGTTCTCCACTATTTTTATTTTATCCACATTCTTTACAGGTCAACAGGCTAGTGCCGCTCCATCAAACAAACAGGTGGAACTGGAAAAAGCAGAAATCTTCGGTGAAATCAATGTCAATTCTAGAAAACACACCACTGTCATTGTTGAATTAAAGGAAAAATCCTTAGTTGAAGCAAAGCAAGAAGGCAAAGCTCAAACAAAGGCCTCCCTCAAAAAATCTCGAACAAAAGTAAAAAATGAAGCACTCAAAGAAATTGATAAAGCGAGTGTTCGTCAAGAATACGAAAAAGTCTTCTCTGGTTTCTCTATGAAACTTCCTGCAAACGAAATTCCGAAGCTGCTCGCAGTTGACGGAGTAAAAGCCGTTTATCCGGATGTTACATATCAAACAGATGAAGTGAAAAAAGAAAGCATCCAGCTTCCAAACGAAGATGTCTCCCCCCTTATGGATAAAAGCGCTCCATTTATCGGTGCCCCAAAAGCTTGGGATGCCGGCTACTCTGGAAAAGGGGTAAAAGTCGCTGTCATTGATACTGGAGTAGACTATACCCACCCTGATTTAAAAGGAAACTTCGGTTTATACAAAGGCTATGATTTTGTTGATAATGATTATTCTCCGCAAGAGACACCTAAAGGAGACCCTAGAGGTGAATCGACAGACCATGGCACACACGTCGCAGGAACAATTGCTGCCAATGGACAAATTAAAGGTGTCGCAAAGGATGCCTCACTTCTTGCGTACCGTGTACTTGGACCAGGCGGTTCTGGGACGACTGAAAACGTCCTTGCAGGCATCGACCGTGCTGTTACTGATGGAGCAGATGTCATGAACCTCTCTCTCGGAAATAGTGTGAATAATCCTGATTATGCTACAAGCATCGCACTCGATTGGGCCATGTCTGAAGGCGTTGTCGCTGTCACATCAAATGGAAACAGCGGTCCGAACAGCTGGACAGTCGGATCTCCCGGCACGTCAAGAGATGCAATATCTGTCGGAGCAACTCAGCTTCCGTACAGCCTTTACAATGTGAAATTCCCGAACTATTCTACTGCAAAAGTGATGGGCTACTACCAAGAGAGTGATTTAAAAGCACTTGACCAAAAACAAGTCACACTCGTCCATGCAGGTATCGGTGACGAAAAAGCGTTTGAAGACATCGACGTGAAAGGAAAGGTTGCCGTGATCGAACGAGGAGCCATTGCCTTTGTTGATAAAGTCGACAATGCAAAAGCTGCTGGTGCAATCGGCGTTGTGATGTATAACAACACCGATGGAGAAATCCCTGTCGATGTACCGGGTCTTGCTCTTCCTACGATTAAGCTTTCAAAAGCTGAAGGAACGGCGCTTGTCAAAGCCATTGAGGCTGGAAACAATACAACGACTTTCTCCATTCAATTTGTCAAAGAACTTAGTGAGCAAGTCGCTGACTTCTCCTCTCGTGGACCAGTTGTGGATACGTGGATGATTAAACCTGATTTATCAGCGCCAGGCGTCAGCATTGTGAGTACAATCCCAACGCATGATCCTTCTCAACCTTACGGATATGGCTCAAAGCAAGGGACAAGCATGGCTTCACCGCATGTGGCAGGGGTTGCAGCGATCATGAAGCAAGCAAAACCATCTTACTCAACAGAACAAATCAAAGCATTACTCATGAATACAGCAGAAAAACTATTTGACGCAAACGGCAGCCCATTCCCTCACAACACACAAGGGACAGGCAGTGTTCGAATCATTGAATCACTCCAAGCGTCATCTATCGTTTCTGATGCGAGTTATTCTTACGGCACTTTCTTGAAAGAAAAAGGCGTTCAAATCAAAACAAAGAAATTCAAGGTAGAAAACCTTTCAAAAGCACCGAAAACGTATACCATTGATTACAAATTCGATGGCAGCGGCATCAGCACAAATGGAACGAAAAAAATCACTGTCAAAGGGAATTCCACTGGGTCCTTTACTTCCGCGGTACAAGTGAAATATGGTAAAACGAAAAAAGGAACGTACCAAGGCAGCATTACCCTTCGCGAAAATGGCAGAAAGGTCACAGAGATTCCGACTTTATTGATTGTAAAAGAGCCTGATTATCCTCGCGTCACTTCGGTTTCTGTAGAGCCGGATAACCGTGCTGGAAGCTATGTCATTAGCAGCTATCTGCCTGGCGGAGCTGAAAACCTTGCATTCCTCGTCTACTCGACAGATGGAGAGTATTTAGGTGAAGCAGGTGTTTATCAACATGTTGATAAAGGAGAACACCGCGTAAAATGGAATGGCACAATTAATCAAGGTCAAAAGCTCGAATCTGGTGAGTATACAATGCTTGCGTATGCAAGTTTGAAAGGGAAATCCGACACTGTTCAAACGAAGGAACCTTTCGATATTTATCCTGAATAA
- a CDS encoding LLM class flavin-dependent oxidoreductase, translating into MKLSILDQSPLIGDATPAEALKQTVELAKQAEKWGYHRFWVSEHHFSNRLAGSSPEVLLGHLSAVTSHIRIGSGGVMLPHYSAYKVAENFRVLEALAPGRIDLGIGRAPGGMPISSIALHHGERKRLGDQYPEQVEELKVYLHDLADEFYPLPHLTASPKVETAPEVWMLGSSGGSARLAAKAGAGYTFALFINGEGGEDSVEQYINRFEPSAFGDEPRVSLAVFVLCAETEEQAEKLAVSLDLSLLANEQGQNLGGFPSYEKAQAYSYSPYEQKRVAANRQRMVVGTPSSVKKQLTALTKAYRTDEVIAVTITHRMQDRLTSYRLLKEAFDA; encoded by the coding sequence ATGAAATTAAGTATACTGGATCAATCTCCTTTGATTGGAGATGCAACACCTGCTGAAGCCTTAAAGCAAACGGTTGAATTGGCAAAGCAGGCAGAGAAGTGGGGCTATCACCGTTTTTGGGTATCAGAGCATCACTTTTCAAACCGGCTTGCAGGATCGAGCCCAGAGGTGCTTCTCGGTCATCTATCAGCCGTTACGTCACATATACGTATTGGCTCAGGCGGTGTGATGCTGCCCCACTACAGTGCCTATAAAGTAGCAGAGAACTTCAGGGTTCTTGAAGCACTCGCTCCTGGCAGAATTGATCTTGGGATTGGACGTGCTCCTGGTGGTATGCCCATTTCCTCCATAGCTCTTCATCATGGTGAACGAAAACGTCTAGGTGATCAATATCCTGAGCAGGTAGAAGAGCTGAAGGTCTATTTACACGACCTAGCAGATGAATTTTATCCACTGCCTCATTTAACCGCTTCTCCGAAGGTAGAGACTGCACCAGAAGTATGGATGCTTGGTTCCTCTGGAGGAAGTGCAAGACTTGCGGCGAAAGCAGGTGCAGGCTATACGTTTGCTCTATTTATCAATGGCGAAGGCGGAGAAGATTCTGTGGAGCAATATATCAACCGGTTCGAACCTTCAGCATTCGGTGATGAGCCGCGCGTTAGTCTGGCGGTCTTCGTTTTATGTGCTGAAACAGAGGAACAGGCAGAAAAACTGGCAGTCAGCTTAGATTTATCCTTACTTGCCAATGAACAGGGGCAAAACCTCGGGGGCTTTCCTTCATATGAAAAGGCACAGGCTTATTCCTATAGTCCATATGAACAAAAACGAGTGGCTGCCAATCGTCAAAGGATGGTGGTTGGAACGCCATCTTCTGTGAAAAAACAGCTGACGGCACTAACGAAGGCTTATCGTACAGATGAAGTGATCGCCGTGACCATCACTCACCGCATGCAAGACCGGCTCACATCTTATCGTTTATTAAAAGAAGCCTTTGATGCATAA